A single window of Macaca mulatta isolate MMU2019108-1 chromosome 17, T2T-MMU8v2.0, whole genome shotgun sequence DNA harbors:
- the SERTM1 gene encoding serine-rich and transmembrane domain-containing protein 1, translating to MSEPDASSGFSGSVENGTFLELFPTSLSTSVDPASGHLSNVYIYVSIFLSLLAFLLLLLIIALQRLKNIISSSSSYPEYPSDAGSSFTNLEVCSISSQRSTFSNLSS from the coding sequence ATGTCTGAACCTGATGCTTCCTCGGGATTTTCGGGAAGTGTGGAGAATGGAACTTTTCTTGAGCTGTTTCCCACATCCCTGTCCACGTCAGTGGACccagcctcaggccacctgtcaAACGTCTACATCTATGTGTCCATATTCCTCAGCCTTTTAGCGTTTCTGCTTCTGCTTTTAATCATTGCCCTCCAGAGGCTCAAAAATATCATCTCCTCCAGTTCCTCCTACCCAGAGTATCCAAGCGACGCTGGAAGTTCTTTCACCAATTTGGAAGTCTGCAGCATTTCCTCACAGAGGTCCACTTTTTCAAACCTTTCATCCTGA